A genomic region of Raphanus sativus cultivar WK10039 chromosome 6, ASM80110v3, whole genome shotgun sequence contains the following coding sequences:
- the LOC108833199 gene encoding GATA transcription factor 16: MLDHCAKDSERRRGGEDVIEQNKACCNDKKTCADCGTSKTPLWRGGPAGPKSLCNACGIRNRKKRRGGGEDKKQPKKQRNPKFGESMKQRMMDLGMTKRSSSTVEKQLRKLGEEEQAAVLLMALSYGSVYA; encoded by the exons ATGCTAGATCACTGCGCGAAG GATTCGGAGAGAAGAAGAGGTGGTGAGGATGTGATCGAACAGAACAAGGCTTGTTGTAACGACAAGAAGACTTGCGCCGATTGTGGTACAAGCAAAACTCCTCTCTGGCGTGGCGGTCCCGCCGGTCCAAAG TCGCTTTGTAACGCGTGTGGGATCAGAAACAGGAAGAAAAGACGAGGAGGAGGGGAAGACAAAAAGCAGCCGAAGAAACAAAGAAACCCTAAATTTGGTGAATCGATGAAACAGAGGATGATGGATTTGGGGATGACGAAGCGATCATCATCGACGGTGGAGAAGCAGCTACGTAAGCTAGGGGAGGAAGAGCAAGCGGCGGTGCTTCTCATGGCTCTCTCTTATGGATCAGTGTACGCTTAG
- the LOC108837178 gene encoding uncharacterized protein LOC108837178 isoform X1 → MSSSGGVSIARTAIRGENRFYNPPAMRRMQQEAQLQQQLREKQQRDGQEGGEGEVDKEPKASLPPPPTTTRTRKSQGKNRNRVVSGGGSEVSVGSSGSSGSGRVQVRREGSNLDRFLEHTTPVVPARCLPTQRSKRELKTGESPESHTYFVLEDLWESFAEWSAYGAGVPLHMDGSDSTIQYYVPYLSGIQLYVVDPSKKARNTAEDSEGSSSRLDKLPNNGKTLESGELVDLSVSELNRVSLGDQSGETETSNPQGRLLFEYLEYEPPFGREPLANKVLDLASRFPELMTYRSCDLSPSSWVSVSWYPIYRIPVGATLQNLDACFLTFHSLSTPPPPLKAGALEPSVKLPLPTFGLASYKLKLSVWNQSRAQECQKISSLQQAADKWLKRLQVNHPDYKFFTSNIPPPQTR, encoded by the exons ATGTCGAGTTCCGGAGGAGTATCAATCGCGCGAACAGCGATCCGCGGAGAGAACCGGTTTTACAACCCGCCGGCGATGCGGAGGATGCAGCAAGAGGCGCAATTGCAGCAGCAGTTGAGGGAGAAGCAGCAACGAGATGGAcaagaaggaggagaaggagaagtgGATAAGGAGCCTAAGGCCTCGTTGCCGCCGCCGCCGACGACGACTCGGACCAGGAAAAGTCAGGGGAAGAACAGGAATCGGGTCGTTTCGGGCGGCGGGTCTGAAGTATCCGTCGGCTCGTCTGGATCatccgggtcgggtcgggttcaGGTTCGGAGAGAAGGGTCGAACTTGGATCGGTTCTTGGAGCACACCACTCCCGTCGTCCCTGCTCGGTGTCTTCCCACG CAGAGGAGCAAGAGGGAACTTAAAACTGGTGAATCGCCGGAGAGCCATACATATTTTGTCCTTGAGGATCTGTGGGAGTCGTTTGCGGAGTGGAGTGCGTACGGTGCTGGTGTTCCTCTCCATATGGATGGAAGCGACTCCACTATACAGTATTATGTGCCTTACTTATCTGGCATTCAGTTGTATGTAGTAGACCCGTCAAAGAAAGCCAG AAATACAGCTGAAGATAGTGAAGGAAGCAGCAGTAGGCTTGATAAGTTGCCTAATAATGGTAAGACTCTGGAGAGTGGTGAGTTGGTGGACTTGAGTGTCAGCGAACTGAATAGAGTTAGTCTGGGAGATCAATCTGGAGAGACTGAGACCAGCAATCCTCAAGGACGGTTACTTTTTGAGTACTTGGAGTATGAACCTCCCTTTGGCCGTGAACCTCTCGCTAACAAA GTATTGGATCTGGCTTCAAGGTTTCCTGAGCTAATGACATACCGGAGCTGCGACCTTTCTCCATCGAGTTGGGTCTCTGTGTCATG GTATCCAATATACAGAATACCGGTTGGTGCAACGCTACAAAACCTTGATGCCTGCTTTCTAACTTTCCACTCTCTCTCAACACCACCTCCTCCTCTAA AAGCAGGTGCCTTGGAGCCATCCGTTAAGCTGCCGTTGCCTACTTTTGGACTCGCATCTTATAAGCTTAAACTATCTGTGTGGAACCAAAGCAGAGCTCAAGAGTGCCAAAAGATATCTTCTTTGCAACAAGCGGCAGACAAATGGCTTAAGCGTCTGCAAGTCAATCATCCAGACTACAAATTCTTCACCTCTAACATCCCACCACCACAAACGAGGTGA
- the LOC108812543 gene encoding probable polygalacturonase: protein MPVALVLLLALSCLVKSHGAGNVCDLGRRPSTRPHSVSILEFGAVGDGKTLNTIAFQNAVFYLKSFADKGGAQLYVPPGRWLTGSFNLTSHLTLFFEKDAVILASQDPSHWQVVDPLPSYGRGIDLPGKRYMSLINGYELHDVVVTGDNGTIDGQGLLWWDRFNSRSLKYSRPHLVEFVSSENVIVSNLTFLNAPAYTIHSVYCSRVYIHKVTANTSPESPYTVGIVPDSSDNVCIQESSISMGYDAISLKSGWDEYGISYARPTANVQIQNVYLKAASGASISFGSEMSGGISDVVVRDAHIHNSLSGVAFRTTKGRGGYMKEIDVSNINMVNVGTALLANGSFGTHPDSGFDANAYPLVSHIRLHDIVGENISVAGEFFGTKESPFTSVLLSNISLSMSSDSPDDDDDSWQCLYVEGSSESVVPEPCFELKSLESSYGRAVAL from the exons ATGCCA GTGGCATTAGTTTTGCTGCTGGCATTGAGCTGTCTGGTTAAGAGTCACGGCGCCGGAAACGTATGCGATCTCGGTCGGAGACCCAGCACGAGACCGCACAGTGTCTCGATTCTGGAGTTCGGTGCTGTAGGAGATGGGAAGACGTTGAACACGATCGCGTTTCAGAACGCTGTCTTCTATCTCAAGTCTTTCGCCGATAAAGGCGGCGCTCAGCTCTATGTTCCTCCCGGACGGTGGCTCACCGGAAGTTTCAATCTCACCAGTCACCTCACTCTCTTCTTCGAGAAAGACGCCGTCATACTCGCCTCCCAG GATCCATCGCATTGGCAAGTCGTGGATCCGTTACCATCATATGGACGAGGCATTGATCTACCAGGGAAGAGATACATGAGTTTGATAAACGGCTATGAGCTACATGATGTAGTAGTGACAG GTGATAACGGTACTATAGATGGACAAGGCCTACTTTGGTGGGATCGGTTTAACTCTCGTTCTCTGAAGTACAGTAGACCGCATCTCGTCGAGTTCGTCTCTTCTGAGAATGTCATTGTCTCAAACCTTACCTTCTTGAATGCTCCTGCTTATACTATCCACTCGGTTTATTGTAG CCGTGTGTACATTCATAAAGTAACAGCTAATACTTCTCCGGAATCTCCTTATACCGTCGGCATTGTCCCTG acTCTTCTGATAATGTTTGCATTCAAGAATCTAGCATCAGCATGGGTTATGATGCCATTTCTTTAAAAAGTGGTTGGGACGAATACGGTATATCGTATGCAAGACCTACTGCAAATGTCCAGATACAAAACGTTTACCTCAAGGCAGCTTCTGGTGCCTCCATTTCCTTTGGCAGTGAAATGTCTGGTGGCATATCTGATGTCGTGGTCCGCGATGCTCACATACACAACTCGTTATCCGGAGTTGCCTTTAGAACAACAAAAGGAAGAGGGGGTTACATGAAAGAGATTGATGTTTCAAACATCAACATGGTCAATGTTGGTACTGCGCTTCTAGCAAATGGTAGCTTTGGAACTCACCCGGATTCGGGTTTCGATGCGAATGCTTACCCGCTGGTGAGTCACATCAGGTTACATGACATTGTTGGAGAGAACATAAGCGTTGCAGGAGAGTTCTTTGGAACTAAAGAGTCTCCTTTCACTTCGGTTTTGCTATCGAATATCTCTCTGTCGATGAGCTCGGATTctcctgatgatgatgatgattcttgGCAATGCTTGTATGTGGAGGGTTCTTCAGAATCAGTGGTTCCTGAACCGTGCTTTGAGCTGAAGAGTTTGGAGAGTTCATACGGCAGAGCTGTGGCCTTGTGA
- the LOC108812541 gene encoding probable pectinesterase/pectinesterase inhibitor 58: MGFDKGNKKKKCIIAGVITALLVIMVVSVAVITNQHARTCNHKKADANIKMTSKAVEAVCAPTDFKETCVNSFMKASPNATEPLDLIKLSFNITIQSIKDGIKKSSVELKAKADDETKGSLELCETVMNDAIDDLTKCFDNFAGFSVDQIEKFVDDLRVWLSGSISYQQTCMDAFEEVKSTLAEDMKNIFKPSKELTSNSLAMITSMSSMFGKSNITEATGDLGNNSRKLLSAEDGIPSWVGPDSRRLMAAPLGGVKPNVVVAKDGSGQYKSINEALKAVPNNNKVPFVIYIKEGVYKEKVIVTKQMFYVTFIGDGPTKTKITGNLNFAIGKVRTYLTSSLTVEGDNFLAKNIGIENTAGPQGGQAVALRVSADQVVIFNCQIDGYQDTLYAHAHRQFYRDSTISGTVDFIFGDSVTVFQNCIIVVRKPMGGQGCMVTAQGRSDKREPTAIVLHNCRIIGEPAYIPVKHINKAYLGRPWKEFARTIVMRTTITDVIDPAGWSAWNGDFALKTLFYAEYENSGPGSNKAQRVKWPGIQRITRPQALGFAPARFLGGRSWIPQTGVPYLPNLQ, from the exons atgggCTTCGATaaaggaaacaagaagaagaaatgcATCATCGCTGGGGTTATCACGGCTTTGCTCGTTATCATGGTAGTCTCCGTGGCCGTCATAACGAACCAACATGCCCGTACTTGTAATCACAAAAAAGCCGACGCGAATATTAAAATGACCAGCAAGGCAGTCGAGGCGGTTTGTGCACCTACTGACTTCAAAGAAACATGTGTCAACAGCTTCATGAAAGCTTCTCCTAACGCCACCGAGCCTCTCGATCTCATCAAGCTGAGCTTCAACATCACCATTCAATCCATCAAGGATGGTATCAAGAAATCCTCTGTAGAGCTCAAAGCCAAGGCAGATGATGAGACCAAAGGGTCTCTGGAGTTGTGTGAGACGGTTATGAATGACGCTATAGATGATCTGACCAAGTGTTTTGATAACTTTGCTGGCTTTTCAGTTGATCAGATTGAGAAATTCGTCGATGATCTTCGTGTCTGGCTCAGTGGGTCCATTTCGTATCAACAGACATGCATGGATGCTTTTGAGGAAGTTAAGTCAACCCTTGCAGAAGACATGAAAAACATCTTCAAACCATCCAAAGAACTCACCAGTAACAGTCTTGCAATGATTACCAGTATGTCCAGCATGTTTGGAAAGTCCAACATCACAG AAGCGACCGGGGATCTTGGAAACAACTCCAGAAAGCTTTTGTCGGCTGAAGACGGTATCCCAAGCTGGGTAGGACCAGACTCTCGACGGCTCATGGCAGCACCACTAGGAGGTGTGAAACCTAATGTGGTGGTGGCGAAAGACGGAAGTGGTCAGTACAAAAGCATAAACGAGGCCTTGAAAGCTGTGCCTAACAACAACAAAGTGCCATTCGTTATCTACATCAAGGAAGGTGTCTACAAGGAGAAAGTCATTgttacaaaacaaatgttttacGTCACTTTCATCGGAGATGGACCCACCAAAACTAAGATCACCGGTAATCTCAACTTTGCTATCGGCAAGGTCAGGACATACCTCACATCCTCTCTCA CGGTCGAGGGTGACAACTTCTTGGCCAAGAACATCGGGATTGAGAACACCGCCGGTCCCCAAGGAGGACAAGCTGTAGCCCTAAGAGTCTCTGCCGACCAAGTAGTTATCTTCAACTGTCAAATCGATGGTTACCAAGACACACTCTACGCCCATGCCCATCGTCAATTCTACCGTGACTCCACCATCTCAGGAACCGTCGACTTCATCTTCGGCGACTCAGTCACCGTTTTCCAAAACTGCATCATCGTGGTGAGAAAACCCATGGGAGGCCAAGGTTGCATGGTTACCGCACAGGGACGTAGCGACAAGCGTGAGCCCACCGCTATCGTGCTCCACAACTGCCGTATCATCGGAGAACCGGCGTATATTCCGGTGAAACACATAAACAAAGCGTATCTCGGAAGGCCGTGGAAGGAGTTTGCAAGGACCATAGTGATGAGAACGACCATAACCGATGTTATTGATCCAGCGGGATGGTCTGCATGGAACGGTGATTTCGCGCTCAAAACGCTTTTCTACGCTGAGTATGAGAACAGTGGGCCTGGGTCGAACAAAGCCCAACGTGTTAAGTGGCCTGGTATTCAGAGGATTACTCGTCCTCAGGCTCTTGGATTTGCTCCTGCAAGATTTCTGGGTGGTCGCTCGTGGATTCCACAAACTGGTGTGCCTTATCTGCCCAATCTGCAATAG
- the LOC108812545 gene encoding protein PXR1 has protein sequence MPFCNKLSRIARQSENHASSIIITSLKSFSSEAATHHRYHHETHSFLEPESYIDSWEPPKDPRDADRMLAPLRRDYAEKVSLYRKDYVHEIEMLRVEKQRKDEARMVAERAANEERRRLKAEAAKVRAEERKVFEEEFRRTLMKEREEKLEFWRMTGLKREEKKRDKKKLLHEQSSLWIEPKELEKKITEALVESTTL, from the exons ATGCCTTTCTGCAATAAACTAAGCCGCATCGCCAGGCAGAGCGAGAACCACGCCTCCTCCATCATCATTACCTCTCTCAAGTCCTTCTCCTCCGAAGCAGCAACTCACCACAGGTACCACCACGAGACGCACAGTTTCCTCGAGCCGGAGAGCTACATCGACAGCTGGGAGCCGCCCAAAGATCCCAGAGACGCCGATAGGATGCTCGCGCCGCTGAGGAGAGACTACGCGGAGAAAGTGAGCCTGTACCGTAAAGACTACGTCCACGAGATCGAGATGCTCAGGGTGGAGAAGCAGCGCAAGGACGAGGCGAGGATGGTCGCTGAGCGTGCTGCTAACGAGGAGAGGAGGCGTTTGAAAGCCGAGGCGGCTAAGGTTAGGGCTGAGGAGAGGAAGGTCTTCGAGGAGGAGTTCAGGAGAACCCTG atgaaagagagagaggaaaagCTGGAGTTCTGGAGAATGACGGGATTAAAaagggaagagaagaagagagataaAAAGAAGCTATTGCATGAGCAAAGTTCGTTGTGGATCGAACCAAAGGAGCTGGAGAAGAAGATTACAGAAGCCTTGGTTGAGTCCACCACTCTCTAA
- the LOC108833200 gene encoding uncharacterized protein LOC108833200, whose product MEANQLYGLSTLVVILVLSVTSTVTSKDEVVSCTMCSSCDNPCNPVQSYPPPPPPSRPPPSPPTTTACPPPPSSGGGGGSSYYYPPPSQSGGGKYPPPYGDGGQGYYYPPPYSGNYPTPPPPNPIVPYFPFYYHTPPPGSGADRFKGSNSILFALFAVFLCLV is encoded by the coding sequence ATGGAAGCAAACCAGTTATACGGTTTGTCTACACTTGTTGTTATTCTGGTATTGTCGGTGACTTCGACAGTGACATCCAAGGACGAGGTTGTTTCCTGTACAATGTGTTCTTCCTGCGACAATCCTTGTAACCCCGTCCAATCATATCCTCCCCCTCCGCCACCTTCTCGCCCACCACCGTCTCCACCAACCACCACCGCATGTCCTCCACCTCCTAGCtccggcggtggtggtggtagctCTTACTATTACCCTCCTCCATCTCAGTCCGGTGGCGGAAAATACCCTCCTCCGTATGGTGACGGTGGTCAAGGTTATTACTATCCTCCTCCGTATTCAGGAAACTATCCTACTCCACCTCCGCCCAATCCGATCGTCCCCTACTTCCCGTTTTACTATCATACGCCACCACCAGGTTCTGGAGCAGATCGGTTTAAGGGTTCTAACTCTATTCTGTTTGCTCTTTTCGCCGTCTTCCTCTGTTTAGTGTGA
- the LOC108837178 gene encoding uncharacterized protein LOC108837178 isoform X3 → MSSSGGVSIARTAIRGENRFYNPPAMRRMQQEAQLQQQLREKQQRDGQEGGEGEVDKEPKASLPPPPTTTRTRKSQGKNRNRVVSGGGSEVSVGSSGSSGSGRVQVRREGSNLDRFLEHTTPVVPARCLPTQRSKRELKTGESPESHTYFVLEDLWESFAEWSAYGAGVPLHMDGSDSTIQYYVPYLSGIQLYVVDPSKKARNTAEDSEGSSSRLDKLPNNGKTLESGELVDLSVSELNRVSLGDQSGETETSNPQGRLLFEYLEYEPPFGREPLANKVLDLASRFPELMTYRSCDLSPSSWVSVSWYPIYRIPVGATLQNLDACFLTFHSLSTPPPPLSALEPSVKLPLPTFGLASYKLKLSVWNQSRAQECQKISSLQQAADKWLKRLQVNHPDYKFFTSNIPPPQTR, encoded by the exons ATGTCGAGTTCCGGAGGAGTATCAATCGCGCGAACAGCGATCCGCGGAGAGAACCGGTTTTACAACCCGCCGGCGATGCGGAGGATGCAGCAAGAGGCGCAATTGCAGCAGCAGTTGAGGGAGAAGCAGCAACGAGATGGAcaagaaggaggagaaggagaagtgGATAAGGAGCCTAAGGCCTCGTTGCCGCCGCCGCCGACGACGACTCGGACCAGGAAAAGTCAGGGGAAGAACAGGAATCGGGTCGTTTCGGGCGGCGGGTCTGAAGTATCCGTCGGCTCGTCTGGATCatccgggtcgggtcgggttcaGGTTCGGAGAGAAGGGTCGAACTTGGATCGGTTCTTGGAGCACACCACTCCCGTCGTCCCTGCTCGGTGTCTTCCCACG CAGAGGAGCAAGAGGGAACTTAAAACTGGTGAATCGCCGGAGAGCCATACATATTTTGTCCTTGAGGATCTGTGGGAGTCGTTTGCGGAGTGGAGTGCGTACGGTGCTGGTGTTCCTCTCCATATGGATGGAAGCGACTCCACTATACAGTATTATGTGCCTTACTTATCTGGCATTCAGTTGTATGTAGTAGACCCGTCAAAGAAAGCCAG AAATACAGCTGAAGATAGTGAAGGAAGCAGCAGTAGGCTTGATAAGTTGCCTAATAATGGTAAGACTCTGGAGAGTGGTGAGTTGGTGGACTTGAGTGTCAGCGAACTGAATAGAGTTAGTCTGGGAGATCAATCTGGAGAGACTGAGACCAGCAATCCTCAAGGACGGTTACTTTTTGAGTACTTGGAGTATGAACCTCCCTTTGGCCGTGAACCTCTCGCTAACAAA GTATTGGATCTGGCTTCAAGGTTTCCTGAGCTAATGACATACCGGAGCTGCGACCTTTCTCCATCGAGTTGGGTCTCTGTGTCATG GTATCCAATATACAGAATACCGGTTGGTGCAACGCTACAAAACCTTGATGCCTGCTTTCTAACTTTCCACTCTCTCTCAACACCACCTCCTCCTCTAA GTGCCTTGGAGCCATCCGTTAAGCTGCCGTTGCCTACTTTTGGACTCGCATCTTATAAGCTTAAACTATCTGTGTGGAACCAAAGCAGAGCTCAAGAGTGCCAAAAGATATCTTCTTTGCAACAAGCGGCAGACAAATGGCTTAAGCGTCTGCAAGTCAATCATCCAGACTACAAATTCTTCACCTCTAACATCCCACCACCACAAACGAGGTGA
- the LOC108837178 gene encoding uncharacterized protein LOC108837178 isoform X2, whose amino-acid sequence MSSSGGVSIARTAIRGENRFYNPPAMRRMQQEAQLQQQLREKQQRDGQEGGEGEVDKEPKASLPPPPTTTRTRKSQGKNRNRVVSGGGSEVSVGSSGSSGSGRVQVRREGSNLDRFLEHTTPVVPARCLPTRSKRELKTGESPESHTYFVLEDLWESFAEWSAYGAGVPLHMDGSDSTIQYYVPYLSGIQLYVVDPSKKARNTAEDSEGSSSRLDKLPNNGKTLESGELVDLSVSELNRVSLGDQSGETETSNPQGRLLFEYLEYEPPFGREPLANKVLDLASRFPELMTYRSCDLSPSSWVSVSWYPIYRIPVGATLQNLDACFLTFHSLSTPPPPLKAGALEPSVKLPLPTFGLASYKLKLSVWNQSRAQECQKISSLQQAADKWLKRLQVNHPDYKFFTSNIPPPQTR is encoded by the exons ATGTCGAGTTCCGGAGGAGTATCAATCGCGCGAACAGCGATCCGCGGAGAGAACCGGTTTTACAACCCGCCGGCGATGCGGAGGATGCAGCAAGAGGCGCAATTGCAGCAGCAGTTGAGGGAGAAGCAGCAACGAGATGGAcaagaaggaggagaaggagaagtgGATAAGGAGCCTAAGGCCTCGTTGCCGCCGCCGCCGACGACGACTCGGACCAGGAAAAGTCAGGGGAAGAACAGGAATCGGGTCGTTTCGGGCGGCGGGTCTGAAGTATCCGTCGGCTCGTCTGGATCatccgggtcgggtcgggttcaGGTTCGGAGAGAAGGGTCGAACTTGGATCGGTTCTTGGAGCACACCACTCCCGTCGTCCCTGCTCGGTGTCTTCCCACG AGGAGCAAGAGGGAACTTAAAACTGGTGAATCGCCGGAGAGCCATACATATTTTGTCCTTGAGGATCTGTGGGAGTCGTTTGCGGAGTGGAGTGCGTACGGTGCTGGTGTTCCTCTCCATATGGATGGAAGCGACTCCACTATACAGTATTATGTGCCTTACTTATCTGGCATTCAGTTGTATGTAGTAGACCCGTCAAAGAAAGCCAG AAATACAGCTGAAGATAGTGAAGGAAGCAGCAGTAGGCTTGATAAGTTGCCTAATAATGGTAAGACTCTGGAGAGTGGTGAGTTGGTGGACTTGAGTGTCAGCGAACTGAATAGAGTTAGTCTGGGAGATCAATCTGGAGAGACTGAGACCAGCAATCCTCAAGGACGGTTACTTTTTGAGTACTTGGAGTATGAACCTCCCTTTGGCCGTGAACCTCTCGCTAACAAA GTATTGGATCTGGCTTCAAGGTTTCCTGAGCTAATGACATACCGGAGCTGCGACCTTTCTCCATCGAGTTGGGTCTCTGTGTCATG GTATCCAATATACAGAATACCGGTTGGTGCAACGCTACAAAACCTTGATGCCTGCTTTCTAACTTTCCACTCTCTCTCAACACCACCTCCTCCTCTAA AAGCAGGTGCCTTGGAGCCATCCGTTAAGCTGCCGTTGCCTACTTTTGGACTCGCATCTTATAAGCTTAAACTATCTGTGTGGAACCAAAGCAGAGCTCAAGAGTGCCAAAAGATATCTTCTTTGCAACAAGCGGCAGACAAATGGCTTAAGCGTCTGCAAGTCAATCATCCAGACTACAAATTCTTCACCTCTAACATCCCACCACCACAAACGAGGTGA
- the LOC108833198 gene encoding putative two-component response regulator-like APRR4: MLTGMFPEGLRVLVFDEDLQNLHSLEKHLQDFRYEVTTCHEGAEAMRLLHNHLNKFDIAIVEAQNSAADIFRLISEIASEIDVPIIIISKDDSVQSVINWIKIGVCDYLIKPIRPEDLRLIFKHVVKKMRVGRMVESEDKAAPEKSSSVGDSTIRNPNKRSRSMFIDGQVGEKDQDHVRDSTTKKRRVVWDKDLKKKFLDAVEYLGPEAVPKKILERMNVVGLTRENVASHLQKHRMLLNKQKNQNERDEKNQCLLSQQGGMYSGEGSSKFYRGSNIQFSTQHISNIPQPFRHHHDGVSVAVSTRNLHHHQPSDFTCINNVEESLIYNEEDAEVSNLASFFTQNEGMSLSHLHEPVMATTMLSSGNQLFPNQQPMMNFHEPSILHTHSFPSSLTPSSFLDQKETTMMTNESEGLQQWLLIEQEQPNLTDENRFFENPR; encoded by the exons ATGCTTACTGGTATGTTTCCTGAGGGTTTGCGGGTGTTGGTCTTTGATGAAGATCTCCAAAATCTACACTCATTGGAGAAACATCTCCAAGATTTTCGATACGAAG TGACTACATGCCACGAAGGGGCAGAAGCTATGCGTCTGCTGCACAATCATTTGAACAAGTTCGATATTGCTATAGTAGAAGCACAAAATTCAGCTGCGGATATATTCAGATTGATCTCTGAAATTGCATCGGAAATCGATGTTCCAATCATTA TAATATCGAAAGACGATTCAGTTCAATCCGTAATCAACTGGATTAAGATTGGTGTTTGCGACTATCTTATTAAACCGATAAGACCTGAAGATCTACGTTTGATTTTTAAACACGTGGTAAAGAAGATGCGAGTAGGGAGGATGGTAGAGTCCGAAGATAAAGCAGCCCCCGAGAAGTCATCCTCTGTGGGAGATTCCACCATAAGAAACCCTAACAAGAGGAGTAGAAGCATGTTCATTGATGGACAAGTGGGCGAAAAGGATCAAGATCATGTTCGTGATTCCACCACCAAGAAAAGGCGAGTAGTGTGGGACAAAGAccttaaaaaaaagtttctggATGCAGTGGAATACCTTGGCCCAG AAGCTGTTCCCAAGAAAATTTTAGAGAGGATGAATGTTGTTGGCCTGACTCGAGAAAACGTGGCCAGCCATCTCCAG AAACATCGGATGCTTCTAAATAAGCAGAAAAATCAGAACGAGAGAGATGAGAAGAATCAGTGTTTATTATCGCAGCAAGGAGGAATGTATAGTGGAGAAGGATCAAGCAAATTCTACAGAGGAAGCAATATTCAATTCTCAACACAACATATCAGCAACATTCCTCAACCTTTTAGACATCATCATGATGGAGTCTCTGTTGCGGTTTCCACTAGAAACCTACATCACCATCAACCCTCAGATTTCACATGTATCAACAACGTAGAAGAGAGTTTGATTTATAATGAAGAAGACGCTGAGGTTTCAAACTTGGCTTCCTTCTTCACGCAAAATGAAGGAATGAGTTTGTCCCACTTACATGAGCCGGTGATGGCAACTACAATGCTTTCCAGTGGTAATCAGTTGTTTCCCAATCAACAACCGATGATGAACTTTCATGAACCATCCATATTGCATACACATTCGTTTCCTTCATCTCTCACACCTAGTTCCTTTCTTGATCAG AAAGAAACCACAATGATGACGAATGAAAGTGAAGGACTACAACAATGGTTACTCATTGAACAAGAACAGCCTAACCTAACCGACGAGAATAGGTTTTTCGAGAATCCAAGATAA